From Heterodontus francisci isolate sHetFra1 unplaced genomic scaffold, sHetFra1.hap1 HAP1_SCAFFOLD_53, whole genome shotgun sequence, the proteins below share one genomic window:
- the LOC137364942 gene encoding deleted in malignant brain tumors 1 protein-like, translating into MDHVQLRLSDGGSPWTGRVEIYYNGTWGSVCDDSWDLADADVVCKQLGCGKALDLALPASCGPGSGPVWLDELKCSRNESFLWECPSASWGNHDCSHKEDVRIMCSEHKELRLVNGKHRCEGRVEVFDNGTWGTVCSDTLDGPDAELICKQLECGPLSSIDYYAQSFGEGSGPIWLDGMECISHESFLWQCQKEPWGKHNCEHREDAGDVCSEAKVTKEQHHRSKDCIREYDCKRGLSPDSGHLLRLFGGNTNCSGRVEILCNNSWGTVCDDSWDMADANVVCRQLDCG; encoded by the exons atgg accacgtgcagttaaggctgtctgacggtggaagcccatggactggccgagtggagatttattacaatgggacttggggctcagtttgtgatgattcctgggatctggcggacgctgacgtggtttgcaaacagctgggatgtggaaaggcattggacctggcgcttcctgcatcttgtggaccaggctcagggccagtttggttggatgaactgaagtgttcccgtaatgaatcatttctctgggaatgtccctcagcatcgtggggcaaccacgactgttctcataaagaagatgtgaggatcatgtgttcag agcacaaagagctgcggctggtgaatgggaagcatcgctgtgaggggagagtggaagtgttcgacaatggcacctggggaacagtatgctcggatacacttgatggacctgatgcagaactgatctgcaaacagttagagtgcggtcccctcagttctatcgattattatgctcagtcatttggagaaggatccggacccatttggcttgatgggatggaatgtatttcacacgaatcgttcctttggcaatgtcaaaaagaaccgtggggtaaacacaactgtgaacacagggaggatgctggtgatgtttgttcag aagcaaaagtaactaaggagcagcaccacagatcaaaggactgcattcgagaatatgattgtaaacgtgggctttcaccag attctggacatttgttgcgcctgtttggaggtaacaccaactgctccgggagagttgagatattgtgcaataacagctggggcacggtgtgtgatgactcctgggatatggccgatgccaatgttgtctgcagacagctggattgtg ggtga